The window AATTCGTCactgcataagcgagcacgaccactttaaagttacgcttgcacaagccgggagcgcaAAACATGTCACAGTTGTGAAGTTTCAGTTGTTTGTTAATCTTGGCTAAtgtaagcgtatctttaaagtggtcgtgctcactcatgcattgacggatttcgttgaaaacgTACTgttagaattgttataaaaattgtaaaatagttagtAACGGCTggagataaaaatgttaaattcttgACAGTATGTACATGAGTTATAGCCTCAGGGATtgacatgtttttattcatttatgcattaaggaaattaaataatttaaattaagtattgatTAAGAAAATGACATGCGAATTTGAGTTCCGCTTCACTAAGCGTATGAAATCTGTCACCGGTAAAGACTGacccctggaatctggagcccaCATATGTCTGGATCTCCATAGTCAGCGACCTAGACTACAAAGAAGCTGTCTGGTTACCCAACAGCTACCCattgtaatctagatgaagaggtaatACTCATTGTGTCATCAGTTGCTCAATTCAGtccactacgatgttttagacacgatcccaaagcacggtgaaGCAATCGAGATTTTTACACAAATGAGATTCAGATTCCAGGTGTCattctgtgacagtgtcacatttcaggcgctgcactaagcggaaggtggaATTGAGCTTAATacaattcacattgaatcaacctttatACCATAGCGACATGACATGCAATGTTTTAATATGTGTTTGTTAACGAAATTTatggttttgaaacaaaaatgtcattCTCGAAAGCTACAACACATGTACACACTGAACAAATTTCTAATTTGTATCTTCAACCTTTTTATTTTTGCCTAATTACATATAATTGGGCATATTTCAGTTGGTTTGTCAATTTTTGTGAAATCGATACCGATAAGCTGCGCCATTTAGAACCCAACATTGTTTCAATTCAACAAAAGTACTACGGTCTTGATAAGACTATAAGACTCAATCtgatattaaaattgattaaaattcaatctttacaaaaactatataacCCATGTACAGAAATAAAATCGAATTAAACGCTTGTTTAGAGTCTTGTTTATAACAAATCTTGTATTCTTAAcccttgaaataattttgaaactattaactGGGAAAATGAACACAGTAGTATGTCAATAAACGAAACGTTAGCCAATAATATAAGACGGTAAGATACAATATCGGTTCGATGTCGATGTTGTTAAATCTGGTAATGTTCAAGTAATCATGTAAttattattgaacataaattgtgctatagttttattaatattaataattgcaCCGTGACACTGAAATACAAACCAGGGCTAGATTTACACATGGGCTTAAAGGGCTATAACCTCCGGTCGCAAATTATGGgaaagaaaatttacaaatataaatgtatataaactaataatgaaGTTGAAAAGTAAGTACAACAAACCCTTTAAATCAGTGGAATATAGAGCCAAAAAGGCAGGCTCTACTATTAtcgtttctaaaattaaaataccttttttcgGTTCAATAATTATCCTTCTGCGGCTAATGTGCATTATAGCACAGTATATTACGTAATACAACTGGTGAAAAATAAATCGACTAGAAACTCGCGATTATAGtgcaaatttgataaaaatgtcacaGGGAAATATTGACATGTTCCAACTATATCTATCCTACAATCTATCTCACATGTGCTAGCTCTACAATCTACGCACTAAGCGATCGCCGCAGAGTTTTGCACTCTCTACGATGAAAGTTTGGTATGCAAGAGGCCCCGACTTGTGAGACCAGTCCTGTCGACAGTCACTGGTAGCCtaataataaacttttgtattttgtatgacTAATACGCTTTCTTTTAAAGCAACAAGCACCGTAGCTTACACAGAATGTAAAAGCAGTTGTCAAAATAGTGAACTGTGCTCGTACTTTACTCATACTTGTAATTACGTGTTTTAAAGGCTTATGTAAATTAGATTGGGTTGATTAAATATAAGTGAATATCGAGTAGCAGGAGCTACGGCActgtaattattgaattttaaaattattatagttatcaTTCACTTGTATTCAATTCTCATTTAAAGTTTAACCGAACAAgatgtaatgatttatttattttaattgaacagaAGTTCATTATTGAATTAAGTTATTTTACTCACTGTTCTATTTTCCAAAACACgtaacatagttttttttatatatcacgTGAGCGACAGCAGCAATGCTCAGTATGCACACTACGGTACACTTCCATCTAatgcagttttataaaaaatagtagtaGCTTtgacttaaaaagaaaatataccgCGCATCAATATAAGGATTGTCTGGCAGAAATGTTGTGACGTAATAGCAGTTCTGTGAGGCGATTTGTAGATAGCGACATTGCACTGTCTTTTGCTATaaactcttttaatttttcttgtaattatctaatttgattaataatatttaagtatttggcactttttattattgccagagtttaattgataaaatatgttgTGCTTTTCTGTATTGTATTTATCATTCCCGTATCTTTTCGTTTACCACAACCAAATCCAAATCGTTGCAGGTGGTGACAGATTTTAACCTTTTATGGCCTATATTCTCATAAACTGTTACATTGTCAAAGTTGGTAGACTGACGGGGAGCAATGTGTGGTTAtcaattggggggggggggggagacgGCGTTATCGCAGTAGCCCAGGAGCGGCAGATTTTAAAATTCGCCTGTGTTTACTACGAATTAAAATTGATAGCTATAGGTTGCATCACAGAAGGTTAAACATTATGCAATTCGTATACATTACGTATTTACTTTTATTGGCGTGTCATAGGAAAAATTCCGAAATCAGATTTAGACGTCTTTTACTGTcaagggttttaatttttaaagccgTACAATAGATTTAGTGGTGATGAATGCGCCACAAAGGAAACAATATGCTGTTTGATCTGGGTACCGGTAGGAGGGCGGCAGAGAGCGACAGCTGGAGGGCCGTAGCCGCGACGGTTGGGACGGGAGTGAGGGGAGCCAGGTGCGAGCCCTTGGCGCGTGCTACGGTGGGGCGGGGCACATTTCCCTTCTCCCCACTCTAATTTAAAGTTCCAGTCAGTGGCTTTTAAACTTCTCGACCGGCAGGACATTACTGTAGATCCGGGTTGTGTTGCTACTTTAGCTCgcataaaacattacatttgataatttttatttattataacaacttGTTACTTGGTCCGTAAAATGTCTAAtttagaatatgatttattttttttcatttggaagcgtacttaaaataacttatagCAGAATAAATAGTTTCATAGGAGCTGTGGTCCTGTTTAAAAGgtgaaattttgttgttgtaaaggGTGAAAACAAAAGagtgaatttgttttcatttggaCATAATAATGAGTTCAAGGTCGTCCGGATACAGTAACGCCGCGTACTGCACTATGTACGATAACGACGACCAGGAGAGTTGTTCTATGTACCAGTGTGACAACGAAACGTTCGTGGATGATGTGTTTTATGACCACGAACCCGAGAGAAGCCGGGAACCTCCACTGGGAGCCTCGGGAAGCTTCCGTTTCGTGGAATCAAGGTCCAGCACGCCCAGCTCTACCCCGCGCAAACAGCAGCAGCGACGGCGCCAGCGTTCCTTCAGCGCGCCCAGGAATCAGAACACGATGAGCGTGTTAGCGCCGATGATCGCCCAGGCACGGTGCAACCAACAGACGCCAGGTATTCGTCGTTCCAGATCCGCCGTCTTCTGCAAGGAAAGCGAGGATAGAAGGACGTCTCTGGGTGACGCTAGTGATGCTAGGGACCTGTCAACCCAGAGAGGACACCCAACCAGAAGGACCATTTCTGTCGGTCAACAACAAGGATACCGTGTATCTCCTGCGCGACCGTATTGTGAACCACGACCTCGAGACACTTCCCTTTCGGTCTACGACCTTCGCTCCATCAACTCTTCTTTCTGCCAGAAGCCTCGACAGTGTTTGATTGCCGAGAGAAAGAGTTCCGCGAATTTGGCCATAATTCCTCCCAACACCAGGCCCTTGCTGTCGCCCTCGCCTCTGGAGTCACCTACCAAGAAGGGCTCCTGGGCCGCTCTCCCGAGTCGTCCTACCAACAACACTCTCTGGCTATCTGGGCTCTTCCTGCTCTTCACCAGCACTGTTAACTGCCTTCTGTGTTTCTACCTTCTAGCAAAGGTAACTACAACGTTTGTTTACTGTTACCTCTAAACAAGTGAAATTTGATTAATGTTATAACACCTATTCCTAAAGGAATGGATTGATATGGTTATTTATTATGTGTTCATATAACGTTTTCGGCTactataataatatgaatatcgGCAATAATGATAATCCGGGGAAAGACAggctttttcaaataatttttgctGGGCTCCATTAAATCTGTATACGCCCCTGCTCACTCATCCGCTCATTACATGACCTCTCCGATTATTTGAATCGCAACGATTTAGTAATTAATGTGCATTGGAAATTTCATAATCTACCCTCGCAAATCTTTTAAAACTAAGACAGTTTTCAAAGCAGTTGTCACATTGAGAAGTCTTTACACGATACAAATAGCTCCCGAATGTTACATAAGGAGACGAGTTTTGCTTACTTCCATAACCAACACCGGAAATTATAATAACACGATTATAATGTTTATaggaatttaaatgttattgatgaGCCCCGGAAATTAAGAATTAATATCGAACTGTGCACGAATGGGCGATTAAATTGATGCGGCTATCTTATCGGTTCGTCTAATTctacaaaaatagtaataatatttgtacattcgTGGCTCTAAGTAGATAGCGGCACAAACAACGAATACAGTAAACAATAGTTTACCATCCGGCACAACATCATGTTCTTATTTGTTCAAACTATACTTAagttgctatttattttaatttaaaaaacgttCATAAAAGATAgctaaaaacttttataatttttccgTAACACCTCTGAAAATGTTTGACTactgtcttattttattttacgtaccATTCTGCTgattttgtttacacattttttgtttacatttttaacgcAACACATTATGATGAATGAAAAAGAAATGACAGAGAACGTGTTATATTTCATTGTCATCAGATGctactttaaaatcaataaataatacatttaacaacacaatttcaattttttatgattttattttagttattttttataattaagagGTTTGACATACGTGATGCTCTTGTGAAAATAACTCCCATACCAGCTTAGTTTGGGTTAAGTAAatgaacagaaaaatataaaaatatatagttttgttgCAGTTTGGAATGAACAAACAGAGTCCACACtatcaacaaaattattatatttaatttttcttccaatgtgaTTGCACTGTTTGGCCTTAACATATACGCCACCCATATAAGGTTAGAATTGAATGGGTGTAAACTTATAGATATCTGGAATAACTCGAAGTTAATTAATTCACATACATGTAAGTTTGTTATTAACGTTTtgtcaaacattaataatactgGACTCATAATATAAACTTTAGTGGCAGTACatgttataataattcattagctttaataaaaagtaatattttattatgtcttCCAATTAAAAGATCACGTGTTCAGTGTTAAGGATTTAGAGGAGCGTCATACAAATTGTTAGTATTATCTCAAAGAAGATAGTCTATCCAATGGGTTTACACGAGCAatccctataaataaatgtaacagaCGATGTATAAGGTCAGGAGTACGATACACAAAAGAGAACAAGTTTCTCATTTTGGATTACCCGACACAAAAATTCTCTGAAGTGAATTATATCTGAAGTAATTACACTTGAAATATTGCGCAAGTAGCCCCCATCCTCCTAAAATAACCGTGGTTGTAACacttaattttgtactaaataagtGCTCTAGGAAATAATGGGAAGTgtgattatttgttttcaataatttacaaagattATATGTTAGTAGGTCACATCATTAACTAGAACTGGTTCGCAtgctgtaaattatttatactaaactaACAGACAATCTAGCTGTTATGCTACTAATTGTAGATTTAGAGTTATCATCGGTGCATTTTTTACTATCACCgacattttagtattatatacGAGAAATCAGCAGGGTATCAGATTTCTCAGAAAATAGATGAAACAGCGTCCTAAGTTAGATGACGTCCACAATCTTGCCTTATTATCAATATCTATGGTAATTAAATCCAGCCTCGGTTCAACAACCTCGTCCTCGTAGGCTACATCGAAAGATCGCCAAAATGACTAATATAAACGCTAATAAAACGTTTTTTCTGTATAAATCTATTAGGAGTAATGATCTTAGATGTTCTGACATAAGTTGTTGTCATCAAAATATCACAAAACATTTATGTCATACTTAAATTGTAGTTACTTCGGCACAAAACTATTATTGCAGTATGACATATTTCCTCCGCTTTCGATTATTTATTGAATCCATTAAGTGTAATGCCAAATGACATAGTAATTGATATTAATTGGTCGGTATGTTGATGGCGTCGCCGAATGCAGTGTTGATTGTTAGCAATATGTGAGATAACGGGTGAGCAGCCCAACCCCAACCGCAACCGCAACCGGCCTACCTACCCCTCCATCGCTATGAGCGCTCTGATCGTTCtaagaaaattttcttttgaaaatagtatctttACGATGTATTATGTTTGTTTTGCTTCTTATGATTCTTTTAAGACTAGTGTGATAGCCATGTCTTGAGTTTTTACCTTTTTTGCCAGCCTAATCTTGTTAAGTACTTTATACCTGAAGAAAATAAGATACCAGTTCTTGTAGTGCTGAGTTTTTGTTGTAACTCACAACGAAGTCCAATGTCCGTAATCTTGTTATGCTTTCAAATTATCGATCGTTAATagttaactttaaacaaagaaaatgtatGTCAAAACTTCATGTCATCAAATGAGACTGTTTTCACGAGATGGCGAAACAGTATCCCTGGTTAATGGACAAACACAATACAACTCTTCCACAGTATTACTTTCTTGCTTAACTCTGacgttttaattaaatcagtCAGTGCAATACACAAGGGACGAACATATTGCATGTCTCAAAAACAGCAGGAAGTGTAGCATGTAGCACCAGCACTTGAGTTAGATGTCTCGTGTGACATGCATCTGAGAGTTAGGAAAAATAGGTAACTGCATCTCAGGGACGTTTTTCCCGATATCAAGACTGGGTAAAAATAAGCCATGCAAATCTAAAACTACTATGCATTAAAGCAGAACATTTGTTtatgtttgaatatatatatacagagtgttcacaaaagggtgccACAAACTTGTGTGGGAgaagtattcatcatttcaagcaaaaCATGTCCAATAAATATAGATAGAGAAATGTGTCGTTAAGTCGTTACCACCATTGTGtattctttgttaaaaaataatatctctagaacgatttaagctaaggaaaccaaattttgcacacaggtttgaatagataagaggaaaatttaaaaaaaaagataattgtgttattttctttaatattaaaataatggcgtctgttgaaaatatttgaagtcaaataaaaaaacctgtatagttataaaacaatgtactgGGCAccaactatttaaacaatttcattgcAATTCAAACTGCACTTGTTTCAACGGAATCTATCGTTGCATAAGTGaacacaaccactttaaaggtatgcttgcacaagccgggagcaacaaacattttgtcttttgataggcatcagctgttttaaatgggttataaaagatataaaatatttttcaatttttataacaatttcaacagTATTTTTGCTAACAAAATCTGTCAACACATAAGTTAGCATGACCACTTTacagatacgcttgcacaaggcAGGAGCAACAAAGAACTTATAACTGCAACCAACATGTTTGACGCTCCCCGCTGACAAGATAGAATTTTTTGTAAAGTTAATctattaacttaacaaaaatatgttCTAAAGTCCCAACTTTGCTCTGAGACTTGTAGAACATTTGCTGGCTGATCTGGTGACTTCCCAATGCTGCCATGAGGATTTGTGGGAGATGATTACAGGCAAAAACTTAGAACAATTTGTtgataatgtacaaaatattgccTTTACTTtggtatgattttattattttgattaattctATACTAGTTCACATAGTTTTGTGTATAAGGAGTAAATAGAAAGTTGTGCCAATGacataacttaattacattaagtctatttatataaattatctctTTAATGACAATGGCTACCTGTTGTCAGTAGACTACTAGTGTTCAGTAAATGAGCTGTGTTATTTTGTTGAAGCTTGGTTTCCAGAAGGGGCGCCACTACTACATAGATTTAGCAGTGATCTCTGGCTTCGCTCTCCTAGTGCTCGGATTCGTTGGGATGCGAATGGGACGATGGGAGTGGTTCCTCAATCGTAACTATCTAGCTGGTAAGTTTTACGTTATTCAGTAGTTTTTAGAATCTTAGAATCTAGAAATGTACCAGTGAACTGAAATGATGGTTAAGGAGatcatatatgtgtttatttagttatttataaacacacacattaggtttttaaaatttaaggaaaagtGATGGTAATAAACATTAGTTGGAGACTATTGTGCTTTTTTCTGAAGCTTTCTTCTCAAAGTCAGATTTTATacagtttgaataaaataaacagactGCTGAAgagttaaaatagaaaaaagtcaGAAGAAGATACATTTTAGTTGATTTATAATAATGCCTTCTCattgatatttaagtatttaagaataatttagtatataaacataattaatgtaatgtagtatttaatgaaatgtttacaaaataatggactacaagagaaaaataaaaccatattaccATTTGATCAACAATCCAGGTAAAGCTTTTTCATGCTTTTCTGGGTTTTTcatgaacaaattattttgacGTGACCATGAAGGATGAATCTTTTGAGGTACTAATGAGTAATAATTTCTGCTAGAATTTTCTGTAGTACAGATGATacctcaaattttatataatagagTTTAATAGTTATTTGTGTGTAGTTTGTTGATAGTGGTATGGTAATTTAACCAGACATGGTGAGTGAAATTGAATTGTGTATGTGTGAAACAaacataacaatgttttaaaatgttattggatTTCCCTATATTTCTCTTTCATAGTAAAAACGTATCCTGCACAGCAGCATATGCTGCACATCTACTAATGTCAAACAAACtcattacatttttatggttGTGACGAACATGTTAAATTTCCcatcatacatttttatcatatttggCTATAACCATCTTTTGAAAAGATCCATTAAAACTCCCAACACTATTCTGCATTGCTGACAAAACTCTTACttcttacttatttataaaactatttcccTTTTATtccactaaaaaaattataaaaatatgctaaattataaaacatgacaaattatttgttcatgcaataaaatacataaaataaaaaacatgttatatactgtatatatatatatatatatatatatatatatatatatatatatatatataatattatatacatgtatatccTCAATGTTACTCTACATTTGCATGACAGGtgtatctaaaaaattaactaggattaattttattataatataaattacttggGATACTCTTTGATAAACACTCTCAGTAAATGTCATAactatcacaataaataaataaagcattaaatattattaattcataattgttttaaatcaccTGTTGACTGGGCTTTGGTAAAAAAGTTACactaaatgaaaaaatttattgttgagaaattgttattgttatgtatgcACAAAAAAGCAGTTACAAATGATACAAAAAAGCGAGTTTGCCATGATCATTTACGCTTTATGCATTCTATATCGCGGTTAATGATATAAATACCAGAAAActattaaatcaaataacaatCATTTGAAACTaatgcaatataataattatgatataacatagttaaatttaggtatgtttcatattttgtacaaaatattttgtgaatatctGTATTAGAGAAAATGGATGTTTTATTTAGTGCCACAGATATCTAAGAACGCTGATATTTTTGACACCTGTTTATAGGACCGTAGATtcaaaattcttatattttaacattctttttaaaGACTTTGTTCATGGTTATGTAACAGCTGTTATATGTTCAAGGATACATGGTGCTCAGCATGTTGGACGTGTTGCTGTGTGCTGTGCTGGGTCTGCTGGCCAGTGATTGGCGACCACCAGACTTACCCGAGATCGTGGAGATAGCATCTGGTGCAGTTTGTGGTTTGTCAGCGCTCATGCTGTTACTGGCGCTGTGTCTTGGTGCATCCTCCTGCTGCCGCAATCCTCCTCCAGACAATAGAGTTGCACACAGTGTTCCGAGCTTCATTGTCTAGTTCTGTATATATATGATAGATGTACTTAAACTTTTGAAGTTATAAAAGTGAATTAACACACCCTATTTGACTATACCACCCTTGATTCGCTTGTTCTGAAGTTAGTATCATTGTtgtatatactgtaaattattgGATGTTTCCATAAAGATAGATATCTTGCAGTCGAAGTTGCAAATATTatgttaacttttttatgaaGTAATTCCTTAAGAAAAATAACCAAACAAGTAGTGAAATATTGATTAAGTGATGTATAACATGATATAATActtgtaaatagaaataaataaaaaactcatATATTTGACAGAACTTCAggaaatactgaaataaaaaatatagattactTGACAAAACTATTGCTCTTCTTATTAAAAAATGCTTATCTTAACTATGATCATATTcatcactaaattttaaataacaacaattttttttatcattatgacTTTTGATACTGTATGTAATTTCAAAGCTGGGCCAATTATTCTGGAGGCCATGGCCAAGGGAGTACAGGAGGCAggataacttttaatttttaaagagacAAGAAAtccattaaaacacttttaaagtctccttaggttttaatttaatggaaattataattttattaataaggcttttattgttatttatttgtatgtatctttataatattaatttgtaaattttaaatgtatgatttCCTACTAAACTGATTAATTTCAAATCagatacaaaaagtaaaaacttaGATTATAAAGAGAGAACCAGATGTAAGGAATAGTTAAGAGTTAACAAAAGTGATTATGTACACTAAagatattagattattttgttagattttacAAGGAAATTGGGCATCATCAAAATCTCGACCCAAGCGCTTGCAAACTCTAAATACGGCTCTGTTTCAAggagataattttaatataaaatttgagcTAAAAGATTTGTAGAAAAAGATAgccatttcaattatttatttagtttatgaatctattatatttaatagttttataaagaGTCTATAATGtcatagatttaaaaatgtattttgttccAAGATGACATATTAAAATCATTGGCAGAACTACATCTTGGCTTTGTAAGCCATAgtcacattttacaataaattacccACTATCAAATTTGCAAAACAAGAACTTGCTcctttgtttagtttatattttacagtttaatcaGAAGTACAGTATGGATTCTTGATGGAATTATTTAAGAGCCAGCTTTAATGGTGACCATCTTAATTTTAGCCCAATAAGAACATGTTAAACCTCAATTACAATGTTATTTTGTCGTAaaattatgggagatgtctcattttaaagatataatcaatatgcatcaaaataactttttaattgtcTTATATTAATCTTGTCAtgtatgaatattataatttgtttttcaataaaaaaaatctcatatttttagttcaaatactCAAAAAGTATGTACTTTACAAGAAAAGCAAAAAAGCATTTGAGAGGGTAccaatcatgttttaaaaatgagacATAAACCATGATTCTATGATTAAAAGTAACAGCGTAAACGtatttgaggtttaacattgatATTATGGAGTAAAACTCAAAGTTGTTTCACTACAGCTGGCTCTCTTAATAAGAAAGTAATCTGTAGCTATTTAATATTGATGTGAATAATTGCTCAAACATGTTTAAACAGTTTGCGACAGACTGAGCTCATTATGAACTGTTCCACCAATCAATGTCATTTAATAAGCCTTTCCTATGCCCTTGCCTAAGTACAAAGTCGGAAAAGGTTCAGAACCATACTTTCACTGGCCACACTCTCATTAAACCtgtcattactttttttatcGCTGTTTGAACACAGAAATACTCAGTAACTgaggttaataataaaaattacaaaagcgAGATCCTTATCAAGTTTTTCTATTTACACTTCGGCTAGTGTTGACTCGGCATTGGAACAAGTATGGTACAGTAATATGATAgcctaaatatttttgaagtagtttttaaatttttaaaatgtaccgTTGCTTCTGGAATGTACATTGTACTTTGAAATTTCAGTCTCATTCAAAATCATGTTGAACACTGTAACACCCATAATTAACAATCTCCATAACTGTATGATATGGCAATAAAGTGAAAAACTCTCAttcataattatgttataaaattggaGCTGATTCATTACAAATAGTATGTAGTTCTGCTACGATTGAAATGTTAACCAAAGATTTAAAGACATTagtcattaatttataatattttagctaTTACTCTGTGAGTAAATTGATAAattgattttagaaataaatgtcaGTGTATTGTAACTAGTTtctatatagaataaaatattgttcttaataACACGAAATTTTATTGAAACGAAATTCCTGGAACAAACTAAAATCCAATAATAATGTAACAGTACATGAAGTGATCAATTACATAAGTTCACTAAATATATAACgaccatttaaataatatttaaacgatcACCATATTGGTACATGGTTTTAAAACAACcaaacaaaatgttcaaataaatattcGAAATTTTGTTACctttgatgaaaaatattaaaaaattgagtgaaaaagtaacaaaattatgaCACAAGCTGTAAGTATTACCCAACATTCATATGTATATGTAAGTGATAAAAGTAAGtcataaaatatgtgatattaaaGATTATCATTTTATCATGTTCAAACATTTGTGGCACAAGTTGAAAGTCTGGGCCCTTGTTAGATAGCAATTAGGGTTGACATTTATTTCCAGTATAGTAATACAAGCGGTGAGTACCGTCTATTGATGGATTATtcgaaaatttaattcattaaaattttattgggtTACTATCAAATAAACAACTGTTTGGCATTTAGCATTAACTAATACTTGATTCATATCTATCTTGAAAATATTGCTAACTTGTCCTAGTAGTGAATGCTTTTATTAATTGATAGATTTTTAAGAACTAATTTTTCTTTCTGCGTGTTTTAGCCAGTAAATATAGGCAAATTACTGgtctattttacaaaattgaacTAGTTAATcgataaataagttataataagtCATATTACTGTAgtgtaagaatataa of the Homalodisca vitripennis isolate AUS2020 chromosome X, UT_GWSS_2.1, whole genome shotgun sequence genome contains:
- the LOC124369337 gene encoding uncharacterized protein LOC124369337 isoform X2, with product MSSRSSGYSNAAYCTMYDNDDQESCSMYQCDNETFVDDVFYDHEPERSREPPLGASGSFRFVESRSSTPSSTPRKQQQRRRQRSFSAPRNQNTMSVLAPMIAQARCNQQTPGIRRSRSAVFCKESEDRRTSLGDASDARDLSTQRGHPTRRTISVGQQQGYRVSPARPYCEPRPRDTSLSVYDLRSINSSFCQKPRQCLIAERKSSANLAIIPPNTRPLLSPSPLESPTKKGSWAALPSRPTNNTLWLSGLFLLFTSTVNCLLCFYLLAKKGRHYYIDLAVISGFALLVLGFVGMRMGRWEWFLNRNYLAGYMVLSMLDVLLCAVLGLLASDWRPPDLPEIVEIASGAVCGLSALMLLLALCLGASSCCRNPPPDNRVAHSVPSFIV
- the LOC124369337 gene encoding uncharacterized protein LOC124369337 isoform X1 — translated: MSSRSSGYSNAAYCTMYDNDDQESCSMYQCDNETFVDDVFYDHEPERSREPPLGASGSFRFVESRSSTPSSTPRKQQQRRRQRSFSAPRNQNTMSVLAPMIAQARCNQQTPGIRRSRSAVFCKESEDRRTSLGDASDARDLSTQRGHPTRRTISVGQQQGYRVSPARPYCEPRPRDTSLSVYDLRSINSSFCQKPRQCLIAERKSSANLAIIPPNTRPLLSPSPLESPTKKGSWAALPSRPTNNTLWLSGLFLLFTSTVNCLLCFYLLAKLGFQKGRHYYIDLAVISGFALLVLGFVGMRMGRWEWFLNRNYLAGYMVLSMLDVLLCAVLGLLASDWRPPDLPEIVEIASGAVCGLSALMLLLALCLGASSCCRNPPPDNRVAHSVPSFIV